From the Streptomyces sp. SN-593 genome, the window CCCCGGAGAGCGGCGGCACGGCACCGGGCACGGGGCCGCCGGCTGCCTGCGGCGGGACCGCCAGCCCCACGCCGGCCCGCAGCACGTAGACAGCGAAGTAGACGAGGAGGAGGCCGGTCGCCACCGTGCTGCCCGCGCCGCCCATGGCCATGGTGCGGCCGCCCGCCGGTGCCGTCCGCGCCATGGCGACCGCCATGTAGACCATCGCGGCCGAGCAGACCACGTGGTGCGCCCGGTGGCCCGGGGAGTGCGTGCCGGGGAGCAGGGCGCGCAGCGCCGCCGCCGCGTAGACGACCGCGAAGACGGGGGCGACCCAGCGGTGCGGGTCGAGCACCGAGGCGGGTACCGCCATCACCGCCATTCCGGCGCCCATCACCGCCTCGTCGCGGTCCTCGGCGCGCGCCAGGCAGGACACGGCCGCCGCCGCGCTCAGCGCGACGAGGAGCCATGCGACCAGCGGCGGTTCGCCCATCGGTGCCCGCCCCCTCCCCGTCCGCCCCGCCATCCTCGTCCCGCCGCCCCCGCGCTCCGGACCGGCCCGCGGGGACTCCCGGTCCGCCCGCGCCCCGTCCGCCCGCCCGTTCGGGTCCTACCCGACCCGGCGGGCGCACAGTCGGGCGCGCGGGAGTGCCGACGGTGGTGCAACGGTACGCCGCGCGCCCCGGGCCGAACCGGCGCCGGGCGGTGCTCCGGGCGCCCGCCGGGCTCCCGCGCGGGCCTCCGCGCGCTCGGCCGCCTTCGATAACCTGGCCGGCATGGACACCGCATCCCTCAGCTTCCGCCCCGCGACCCCGGCCGACGTGCCCGCTCTCGTGGACCTGGTCGAGTCCGCCTACCGGGGCGACACCAGCCGCGCCGGGTGGACCACGGAGGCGGACCTGATCGAGGGGCAGCGGACCGATCCGCAGGGCGTGCTGGACGTGGTGGAGAAACCCGACAGCATGATGCTGGTGGTGGAGCGCGACGACGAACTGGTCGCCTGCTGCCAGCTCGAACACCGCGGGCTGCACGCCTACTTCGGCATGTTCGCGGTCCGCCCGTCGCTCCAGGGCGCGGGACTGGGCAAGGTGATCATCACCGAGGCCGAGCGCGTGGCCGCCAGGGAGTGGGACGCGGCCGAGATGCACATGACCGTGATCAGCGCCCGCGAGGAGCTGATCGCCTGGTACGTGCGCCGCGGCTACACCCGGACCGGCGAGATGTCGCCCTTCCCCTACGGCCAGGAGCGGTTCGGCCGCCCGACCCGCGACGACCTGGAGTTCGAGCTGCTGACGAAGCGGATCGGCTGACGCACCACCCGGGCGCGGCCGGGCTCACAGCCGGCCGGACTCCGTGACGCGCCGCAGGAACTCCCGGGTGCGCTGCTCGCGCGGGTCGCCGAAGACCTCGGCCGAGGTGCCGCGCTCCAGGACCACACCGCCGTCCAGGAAGCACACCTGGTCGGCGACCTCGCGGGCGAAGGCCATCTCGTGGGTCGCGATCACCATCGTCATGCCCTGCTCCTTGAGGTCGCGGACCACCGCCAGCACCTCGCCGACCAGTTCCGGGTCGAGCGCGGCGGTGATCTCGTCGAGGAGCAGCAGCCGCGGCCGGGTGGCCACCGCGCGCAGCAGCGCCACCCGCTGCTGCTGGCCGCCGCTGAGGCGGTCCGGGTACTCCCGGGCGCGGTCGGCCAGGCCGAGCCGTGCCAGCAGTTCCCGGGCCCGGGCCTCGGCCTGCTCGCGCGGCTCCTTGTGCACCCGGCGAGGCGCGAGGGTGATGTTGTCCAGCACCGTCATGTGCGGGAAGAGGTTGTACGCCTGGAAGACGACGCCGATCCGCCGCCGTACGTCGTCGACGTCGGCGCGCGGGTCGGTGATCTCCTCGCCGTCCAGGAAGATCGCCCCGTCGTCGACGTCCTCCAGGAGGTTCGCGCACCGCAGCAGCGTGGACTTGCCGGAGCCGGACGCGCCGATCAGCGCGGTGACGGTGTGCGCGGGCACGTCGAGTCCGATGTCGCGCAGCACCACGGTCCCGCCGTAGGTCTTGCGCACCTCCTCCAGCCGCAGCACGGGCTCGGCGCCCGGCGCGGTTGCTCCGACCGCGGTCGGAGCGGTCTTCACGAGGCCGGCGGACCCTCCCTCGGCCGCCGTCGCCTCCGCCGCCGGCGGTTCGGCCCCGCCGGCCCGCTCCGGCTCGCCCACCAGGTCCTCCGTGCTCATACCGCGCCTCCCTGCGACTGCCGCCGGTTCATCCGCGCGGCCACCCAGTCGGTGAAGCGCGTCATGGGGATGGTGATCACCACGAAGATCAGGCCCGCGACGACGTAGGGCGTGTAGTTGAAGTCGCGGCTGGCGATGATCTGCGCGGCGTAGACCGCGTCCACCGCGCCGCCGATCGAGACCAGGCCGGTGTCCTTCTGGAGGGACACCAGGTCGTTGAGGAGCGGCGGCACCACCCGGCGCACGGCCTGCGGCAGCACGACGTGGCGCATCGCCTGGGCGTTGCTGAGGCCGAGCGAGCGGGCGGCGGCGCGCTGGCTGGGGTGCACGCTCTCGATGCCCGCGCGGAACACCTCGGCCACGTAGGCGGTGTAGGTCAGGCACAGCGCGAACGCGCCGAGCAGCACCGGGTTGTTGGTCACCCCGGTCAGCCGCAGGGCCGGGATGCCGAAGACGCACAGCAGGATGCAGATGATCAGCGGCAGCCCGCGGAAGAAGTCCACGTAGGCCGTCGCCAGGGCGCGGACGGGGAAGAACACCGGGCCGCGCAGGGTGCGCAGCAGCGCCGTCAGCAGCCCGGCGACCAGGACGATCGCGCCGCAGACCACCAGCAGCCGCAGGTTCAGCCACAGGCCGACCAGCACCGGGTGCAGGGAGATGCGGGCGTAGTGGGCGTCGAAGAACGTCTGCCGGGTGCGGTCCCAGCCGGGCGAGTCGACGATCAGCGCGTAGAGCACGGCCGCCGTCGCCACGGTGCTGGCGGCGGCGACGGCGAAGGCGCGGCGGGTGCGGTTGCGCCGGTGGCGTTCCCGGGCGATCCGCCGGGCCGAGGGGCGGTAGGGGTCCGCGTCCGCCGCGGCCCGGCCGCCCTCCCGCTCGTCCTGGACGGTCACTTGAGCACCGGGGCGTTCACCGCGTCCGACAGCCACTTCTTCTCCAGGGCGGCGAGCGTGCCGTTCGCGCGCAGCGTGGTGACCGCCTGCGAGACGCACGAGGTGAGCTTGCTGCCCTTGTCCAGCACCAGCCCGAACTGCTCGGGCGCGGTGCCGGTGGCGGCGAACTGCCCGACGACGGTGGCGCCCGGGACCTCGGAGCCGGTGATGTAGAACGCGGTCGGCAGGTCGACCACGATGCCGTCCACCTGGCCGTTCTTCAGGGCGGCCACCGCGAGGTCGTTGCGCTGGTAGACCGCGGGCTGCCGGGTGGGCTTCACCACGTCGTCGATGACGTCGAGGCTGGTGGTGCCGACCTGGGCGCCCAGCTTCGCGTTCTTCAGGTCGGCCAGCGAGTGCGCCCCGGCGATCTTCGACCCCTTGGGCGCCACGACCGCCTGCCGCACGTCGTAGTAACCGGGGGAGAAGTCCACCGTCTTGCGCCGCGCGGCGGTGATGGAGACCTGGTTGATGTCCACGTCGAAGTTCTTGGCGCCCGGGGAGAAGGCG encodes:
- a CDS encoding DUF5134 domain-containing protein, whose translation is MGEPPLVAWLLVALSAAAAVSCLARAEDRDEAVMGAGMAVMAVPASVLDPHRWVAPVFAVVYAAAALRALLPGTHSPGHRAHHVVCSAAMVYMAVAMARTAPAGGRTMAMGGAGSTVATGLLLVYFAVYVLRAGVGLAVPPQAAGGPVPGAVPPLSGAGGPVPAAGGPGAGGHAGAVAGGPPGGGRVPLRHSPEVAAACRVSMALGMVVMLLLL
- a CDS encoding GNAT family N-acetyltransferase gives rise to the protein MDTASLSFRPATPADVPALVDLVESAYRGDTSRAGWTTEADLIEGQRTDPQGVLDVVEKPDSMMLVVERDDELVACCQLEHRGLHAYFGMFAVRPSLQGAGLGKVIITEAERVAAREWDAAEMHMTVISAREELIAWYVRRGYTRTGEMSPFPYGQERFGRPTRDDLEFELLTKRIG
- a CDS encoding amino acid ABC transporter ATP-binding protein, translating into MSTEDLVGEPERAGGAEPPAAEATAAEGGSAGLVKTAPTAVGATAPGAEPVLRLEEVRKTYGGTVVLRDIGLDVPAHTVTALIGASGSGKSTLLRCANLLEDVDDGAIFLDGEEITDPRADVDDVRRRIGVVFQAYNLFPHMTVLDNITLAPRRVHKEPREQAEARARELLARLGLADRAREYPDRLSGGQQQRVALLRAVATRPRLLLLDEITAALDPELVGEVLAVVRDLKEQGMTMVIATHEMAFAREVADQVCFLDGGVVLERGTSAEVFGDPREQRTREFLRRVTESGRL
- a CDS encoding amino acid ABC transporter permease is translated as MTVQDEREGGRAAADADPYRPSARRIARERHRRNRTRRAFAVAAASTVATAAVLYALIVDSPGWDRTRQTFFDAHYARISLHPVLVGLWLNLRLLVVCGAIVLVAGLLTALLRTLRGPVFFPVRALATAYVDFFRGLPLIICILLCVFGIPALRLTGVTNNPVLLGAFALCLTYTAYVAEVFRAGIESVHPSQRAAARSLGLSNAQAMRHVVLPQAVRRVVPPLLNDLVSLQKDTGLVSIGGAVDAVYAAQIIASRDFNYTPYVVAGLIFVVITIPMTRFTDWVAARMNRRQSQGGAV
- a CDS encoding ABC transporter substrate-binding protein, whose product is MRPAILPSRHRAALAAAPLLVLALAACAPQDDGDSSAAPSPSDGATSTATASCSPASLATHTSGTFTVGTDNPAYDPWFVDNKPSNGKGYESAVAYAVARQLGYSADQVTWQKVPFNSAFSPGAKNFDVDINQVSITAARRKTVDFSPGYYDVRQAVVAPKGSKIAGAHSLADLKNAKLGAQVGTTSLDVIDDVVKPTRQPAVYQRNDLAVAALKNGQVDGIVVDLPTAFYITGSEVPGATVVGQFAATGTAPEQFGLVLDKGSKLTSCVSQAVTTLRANGTLAALEKKWLSDAVNAPVLK